A window of Limnohabitans sp. contains these coding sequences:
- a CDS encoding M20 aminoacylase family protein: MGASLQSVLGRGAAFARIAQFHPELTAFRRDLHAHPELGFEEVYTARRVAEMLQVCGVDSIHTGIGKTGVVALVHGQGRTVANPGRMIGLRADMDALPLTEHNECTWKSGTPGLMHGCGHDGHTAMLMGAARYLAETRRFDGTAVLIFQPGEEGYAGARAMMQDGLFERFTCEQVYAQHNSPETPLGVIGITPGPMQAAVDRIEILIRGKGGHGARPHQAIDPVLVAGHIITAAQSVVSRNLSAFDQAVVSICSMQGGNPGAMSVIPGEVTLVGTVRTYSERVQDQIEERLRSLCNGIAQGFGASAELHYERTYPATVNTVPEAEFACNVAATLVGEDKVWRDMLPSMGGEDFSFMLQAVPGAYIRIGQGLPHGPGPHPLHNSRYDFNDDILPLGAALHASLIEQALPLHTALRSS; this comes from the coding sequence GTGGGCGCTTCACTGCAATCGGTGTTGGGGCGGGGCGCTGCGTTTGCACGCATCGCCCAGTTCCACCCCGAGCTCACCGCCTTCAGGCGCGACCTGCACGCCCACCCCGAGCTGGGCTTTGAAGAGGTGTACACCGCACGGCGAGTGGCCGAAATGCTGCAGGTGTGTGGCGTGGACAGCATCCACACCGGCATCGGCAAAACCGGCGTGGTGGCCTTGGTGCACGGCCAGGGCCGCACGGTGGCCAACCCCGGCCGCATGATCGGCCTGCGCGCCGACATGGATGCGTTGCCCCTGACCGAGCACAACGAATGCACCTGGAAGTCGGGCACGCCCGGCCTCATGCACGGCTGCGGCCACGACGGCCACACCGCCATGCTGATGGGCGCAGCACGTTATTTGGCCGAAACCCGGCGCTTTGATGGCACGGCCGTGCTGATTTTTCAGCCTGGCGAAGAGGGCTATGCAGGCGCTCGCGCCATGATGCAAGACGGCCTGTTTGAGCGCTTTACGTGTGAGCAGGTCTATGCCCAACACAACTCGCCCGAGACGCCCTTGGGCGTGATCGGCATCACCCCCGGCCCCATGCAGGCGGCGGTGGACCGCATTGAGATTTTGATTCGTGGCAAAGGCGGCCATGGCGCACGCCCGCACCAGGCCATCGACCCGGTGCTGGTGGCGGGCCACATCATCACGGCCGCGCAAAGCGTGGTCTCGCGCAACCTGTCGGCGTTTGACCAGGCGGTGGTCAGCATTTGCTCGATGCAAGGCGGCAACCCCGGCGCTATGAGCGTGATTCCCGGCGAGGTGACCTTGGTGGGCACAGTGCGCACTTACAGCGAAAGAGTGCAAGACCAGATCGAAGAGCGTTTGCGTTCTTTGTGCAATGGCATTGCACAAGGCTTTGGCGCGTCGGCCGAATTGCACTACGAACGCACCTACCCTGCCACCGTGAACACCGTGCCCGAAGCCGAATTTGCCTGCAATGTTGCGGCCACCTTGGTGGGTGAAGACAAGGTCTGGCGCGACATGCTGCCCAGCATGGGCGGCGAAGATTTTTCTTTCATGCTGCAAGCTGTGCCCGGTGCTTACATCCGCATCGGTCAAGGCCTGCCGCACGGCCCAGGGCCGCACCCGCTGCACAACAGCCGCTACGATTTCAACGACGACATCCTGCCCTTGGGTGCGGCTTTGCACGCCAGCTTGATCGAGCAGGCTTTGCCACTCCACACTGCCTT